One segment of Nostoc flagelliforme CCNUN1 DNA contains the following:
- a CDS encoding aminopeptidase P family protein — MLIQQTSTSLIHTLRLRRQQLANLIDFPVILWSGSNSPRNFPANPFPFRASSHFLYFAGLPLSNAAIRLEGGKLELFIDDPSPSSALWHGKMPTREEIAQKIGADVARPMAELESWVEDAATLAVQDPATWTQQSQLLNRWVLPQSPPQGIDWELAKAIVSLRLTHDEAALTQLRKAAAVTVKAHKAGMAATPKAKLEAEVRAAMEGVIIAHNMTTSYTSIVTVHGEVLHNEQYHHPLQPGDLLLADVGAETETGWAGDVTRTWPVSGKFSSTQRDIYNVVLAAHDACITKIYPGAEYGDIHLLAATVIAEGLVELGILQGNPQDLVEMDAHALFFPHGIGHLLGLDVHDMEDLGDLAGYEEGRERSDRFGLGYLRLNRPLRSGMLVTIEPGFYQVPAILNDANVRSKYQNVVNWQRLSEFADVRGIRIEDDVLVTTEGSEVLTAALPNDADTIENLVGS; from the coding sequence ATGCTCATCCAACAAACTTCTACTTCCCTAATCCATACTTTACGCCTCCGTAGGCAACAATTAGCCAACCTCATTGATTTTCCAGTAATTCTGTGGTCAGGTAGCAACAGTCCGCGCAACTTTCCAGCAAATCCCTTTCCGTTTCGCGCTAGCAGTCATTTCCTCTATTTTGCTGGACTGCCATTATCAAATGCAGCAATTCGTTTAGAAGGCGGCAAACTAGAACTATTTATAGACGATCCATCACCCAGCAGCGCTCTTTGGCATGGAAAAATGCCAACGCGGGAGGAAATAGCTCAGAAAATTGGGGCAGATGTAGCTCGACCAATGGCAGAATTAGAGTCTTGGGTAGAAGATGCCGCCACGCTTGCTGTACAAGATCCAGCTACTTGGACGCAACAATCGCAGTTATTAAATAGATGGGTTTTACCACAAAGTCCTCCCCAAGGAATTGACTGGGAATTAGCTAAGGCGATCGTTTCTCTCCGTCTCACTCATGATGAAGCTGCATTAACCCAATTGCGAAAAGCTGCGGCTGTCACTGTTAAAGCGCACAAAGCTGGGATGGCAGCAACACCTAAAGCCAAGCTAGAAGCAGAAGTTCGTGCAGCGATGGAAGGGGTAATTATTGCCCACAATATGACAACTTCCTACACCAGTATTGTCACCGTTCACGGTGAAGTTTTGCATAACGAACAATATCACCATCCCTTACAACCAGGTGACTTATTACTTGCTGATGTTGGTGCTGAAACTGAGACGGGTTGGGCAGGTGATGTGACTCGCACTTGGCCAGTTTCGGGTAAATTTTCATCTACCCAAAGAGATATTTATAATGTTGTGCTGGCAGCCCATGATGCTTGCATTACCAAAATCTACCCCGGTGCAGAGTATGGGGATATTCATTTGCTAGCTGCTACGGTTATAGCTGAAGGTTTAGTGGAATTAGGCATTTTACAAGGAAACCCTCAAGATTTAGTAGAAATGGATGCCCATGCGCTGTTTTTCCCTCATGGTATCGGTCATCTACTAGGTTTAGATGTTCATGATATGGAAGATTTGGGTGATTTAGCAGGGTATGAAGAGGGACGTGAAAGGAGCGATCGCTTTGGCTTAGGCTACCTCCGTTTAAATCGTCCCCTGCGTTCAGGAATGTTAGTCACAATTGAGCCTGGTTTTTATCAAGTGCCAGCAATTTTAAATGATGCCAATGTTCGCTCAAAATATCAAAATGTAGTGAATTGGCAGCGTTTATCTGAATTTGCCGATGTGCGCGGAATCCGCATCGAAGATGATGTTTTAGTTACCACAGAAGGTAGCGAAGTTTTAACCGCCGCATTACCGAATGATGCCGATACTATAGAAAATTTAGTAGGTTCCTAA